The Zhihengliuella sp. ISTPL4 genomic interval CCGCCCTGCGCATCCTCGATGTCGCGGAGGACATGGCCGACACCCAGTCCCGCGAGGTCAAGAAGCTTCCCACGCTCCGCGGGAAGACCGTCGTGAACCTCTTCTTCGAGGACTCCACGCGCACCCGCATCTCGTTCGAGGCCGCGGCAAAGCGCCTGTCCGCCGACGTTATCAACTTCGCCGCCAAGGGATCGAGCGTCTCCAAGGGTGAGAGCCTCAAGGACACCGCGCAGACGCTCGAAGCCATCGGTGCCGACGCGGTCGTCGTGCGGCACCCCGGCTCCGGCGCCCCGCAGACCCTGGCCACGAGCGGATGGATCTCCGCCGGCGTCGTGAACGCGGGCGACGGCACCCACGAGCACCCCACCCAGGCGCTCCTCGACGCCTTCACCATCCGCAAGCGTCGCTTCGGTGCGGACAGCCGCGGACGCGATCTCTCCGGTCTCCGGGTGACGATCGTCGGCGACGTGCTTCACTCCCGGGTGGCGCGCTCCAACGTCTGGCTGCTCACCACGCTCGGCGCCGAGGTCACGCTCGTGTCGCCGCCGACCCTGGTTCCGCAGAACGTGTCCCTGTGGCCGGTCCGCGTGGTCTACGACCTGGACGACGCCCTCGCGGAGGGGCCGGACGCCGTGATGATGCTGCGCATCCAGCTCGAGCGGATGAACGCGGCGTATTTCCCGACTGAGCGGGAGTATTCACGCCGGTGGGGCCTGGACGCACGGCGCGTGGCCGCT includes:
- a CDS encoding aspartate carbamoyltransferase catalytic subunit — protein: MRHLLDTRTLDRATALRILDVAEDMADTQSREVKKLPTLRGKTVVNLFFEDSTRTRISFEAAAKRLSADVINFAAKGSSVSKGESLKDTAQTLEAIGADAVVVRHPGSGAPQTLATSGWISAGVVNAGDGTHEHPTQALLDAFTIRKRRFGADSRGRDLSGLRVTIVGDVLHSRVARSNVWLLTTLGAEVTLVSPPTLVPQNVSLWPVRVVYDLDDALAEGPDAVMMLRIQLERMNAAYFPTEREYSRRWGLDARRVAALPDGSIVLHPGPMNRGLEISSEAADSPRSTVLEQVSNGVSVRMAVLYLLLAGERDDERGGDL